In the Necator americanus strain Aroian chromosome X, whole genome shotgun sequence genome, CACAATCTGACGCAGTGAGGCACGTCCGCccatctttctcttctctactGCCGGCGCCCTGACGTGCGGGTCTCGAACGTCGTTGGACCCCTCCCACCCCACCTTTCTGCTTTCTGGCGCTCGCGTACCGCTTCGCCATCGTGGGTCCCGCTTCGTCGTCGTCGCGCGTTCTGAAGTCTAAACGCTCATCCGACCTCATGAGATCCGTCCTACCCCACTATTCTACTTTCTGCTGCCGGCGCATCTACCTGACACGTAGGATTCGTTCTACTGTCCTTTGGCGCAAACCCACATAACTTATTCCGTGGGACCCCTCTCACCCTGTCTCGCTACTTTACAGCAGAAACATGTGATGATGTTCAAGATTTCAGTTTAAACACGACGAAAAAAACCATTGAAGGCGAGAGTTTGTTGTGCGTTTAGCCTACGCAGTTTTATTTTCGCAACCTCATTAAAAACTCGAGCATTGagaactttgaaatttttaaggaaaaaaaaaacacaaacacacacggaACAAAATAGTAGTAATTCAAGTAAATAACAGTACAAAGCCttgccaaaaaagaaaaaaaagaagacgaaaacattcaaaaagaaataaggcaAGGATCTAGTCTAGTGCTATGATTAAACGTTTAACGAATTGTCACACTTGGTTCTTTAAGTTGTTTAAGTTAAGATCTTGAACATCACCACATGCTTTCTCTGCAATAAATTTAGCGACgtaattgttctttttaaatACTTTACATCAGTAAAATTTGCGGAAAAGTTACCACAAAGATAATAGCTAGAAAAGAATTATAAATTGCAATTTATCAGCAGTCTGCAAGAAAAGGGTGCCCTACCttgggaaaattccagaagaaaacatCCTGAGAGAGAATGCGATACGTTTTCTATCTGTGAATGCCCTAAACAGAACCTTTCACCTTGCCTGTACAATCTAAAGACTAGTCACTTGTACTGCTTCCTACTGTATAATCCAAGGACTAGTCGCTCTTGTTGCACTGCAAAATTAGAGGTAAACATACCCATGCCCACTCATGACTAAACTTTATCTGCCCTATCACGGCCTCCATGGATGGTTATACAAGTCTTGATTGTAGCTCGGTGGTTTGGTTACCGCTCAAAGGGCAGGTTGCTCTGGAGCGGTCCGCGCTAATGCAGAATTTTTCATCGTTATGGAGAATTTTGGTGACACACAGGCGAACACACAGAAACGCACGGACTGAGCGCGTTATTATGTAGCATAATACGTCGTTTGAATAGTCTTGTCTAACTATTTTCAAAAGctcatatttctaaaaaatgaagttaaTTGGCATCTTTGTACTGTGTTTGTGAACTTCCAAAAGGTTTATAGGTTTGGGGACACTCCACGAGCAACACAGTAACAGCTCTTACCTATACCGAACTCAGAACTTGGCCAACTTGATAGGAGAGAAGTTTCCTAGACGCTCAATTGTCCATCTCCTGCGATCctgtcccccccccccccctcccgaTGATGCAAGAGCACACATTGcgttaaaaaaagagtggaggaaaaaagataaaggtaaaaaaagatggaatacTGCTAGAAAACTCCTCTCTATTCTCCTTATTCAATCGATCCGCCCCTTCCACTACCTTAGCAGTCAATGGTTTTTTGCCTCTCAGCTACCAAAATTTAGGGCCAGAAGTGGCGCTGACTCCTCTAGTGGATGGGTCACGATTGTATAGAATTGTGGTGAATAAATCACACCTAGGGGTGTTTTTAACCAACTGGTTCGCTAAATCCGCGATTAGCCTCGGTAGGATGTAGTGGAGAAGATCAGGACGAGGAATATGCTCATTTCTTTGGCATCACCAAACTTCCACTGCGTCACATTAATTTGAGAGGATAACTTATCTCAAAAATTGCAATGTTTCTGTTTAATTCTACGCCAAAACGCATACTTATGTGGTTTTAGCTGAGAATATACATCAGCTATGAAACGTACCAAATCtgttttgtgatttttatTGGTGTTTTACAGAACATAATCCAGTATAGcaatataattttttagaaaagcaACGGTTCTCATCCATTCCATTTAGGCCGTCAGGAATGCACATGTGCTCGTATGCGTTCTCTGAAGATGAGCTCAGCACTCATATTAACGTCGATATTGGAAGTGCAAGAGCACCGATATTCCACCGTAAGtagtttttccatttctattaTTCGTGATGTAAAGTACTAGTTTTTGCTGCTTTCATTCAtacttttggatttttcttctttaaagcAAACTAAAAACAGGTCAGCGAAGTCATTCGTCAGAAGTGTTCTCGAGATTAACCTTTAGAGAACAATTTAAACGGGGGGAAGATACGTGGCCATATGTCAGTATTTGTATCTGTTAGAGATTGGAATACGGAAGCAATAATGGAAACAGACCCTCCGTGTACAGACTATATCAAAACCATcccgaaacaaaaaaacactcctcaaacaaaaacactccgagattcaaagacagtcgaacatgggcaatactccTCAAACACATGGATCCTTGCAGTAAATTTTTAAGCATGTGTTTGATAATAAATTCCCTTTCACAATGTTTACAAGTCTTTAGGATGCTCAATTTTGGACGCTTGCATTAAAGTAGGAGCCAAATTTTACTACGCAAATGCCAATTATTACGCAACTCACCCACAGTTTtcggaaaaaaggagagagtCTTTCACGCACCCCTACAAAAGGTCATAAGTGGCGACTCCCATCAGTGACCATAATTTAAAGCTAACCCCGTAAATTTTCTATCGTTGAGTTGTATCAGAGACTCAAACCAAAAGACGACGAGAACACCCGCTTGTAAGAACACAAGCTTTACATTCAGGCGTGTATCTTAAACTTTATAGCATAGTTCTTGTTCGTTTGAATGAAATGTAACACTTTGATATTCAGTGAGCATCTTTGACACATCGTATTGACGAATTAAGATTTGCATGTTACAAACTATTGATGCTACTGGTGCACTTTCCGAACGGTAGTATAGCAGCAAAACAATGTTATTATAAGCATCGATGTTCATTACCACACCTGTGTTGACGAAAACCCAAACTCTTTTGCTCCCATGTTTTCCTTGaaacagtttttctctttattcttgTGAATGGGTGATGTCGCTCGTTTCGATGGCGTCGTTGATTCCGGCTTGCataatcagatcttcgataatggtttctggttttctttttttctgatttctttctttttttttgtttttgtaaaccCACTGCATCGTATATACAGATCGTCATAATAGTCCTCCGCAGCGGCTTGGCTTTTCTGGGgtacggtcaagaggtacccgtatgatgtgccgccgcgtatccaggaggctaatgagcgacgttaattgcaccgcgcgtctcctgataccgttaTAATCGCTGCAGTAGCCTGATTgttcctcttgtgctacgtcttcaagacgccccgcccacgccaccctctcCTCCCATTTTGCCGCGTCTACCACTTTTACTACGATTTTTTTCGCCGCACCTACAGcacttatgatgcgcttttaaaatcggaCGGAAAtcaaagtacctggtattagatgttgttcgaaggtctacataaagtgtgcttgtaagttaatataaaagaaggaaagaatgaaataagttTGTATAAGTTATATGCCATtcagaaatgcgagtgaaaatgaaattatcctgtttcgacttgttaggtggaaaacactcatccatctctgggaatgcaagagatgtttcaaaaaatgtcccactgatcggtgttttgcaatcttcttaattttttgtttcgctttctaaggatttctttttgcttgtcTAGCTGGGTTAAAGTGGCATCCATTGATAAACGAGGCGctaataatgcctcgcagacatacactgtacctaaaggtatatctcgaagatacaaaggtctccgTTCGCCATTAAtccacctaacctgtcatattgattttatgcagagaataaatagaaataaggcgataaaacgctgttgaaagaagtttgaagaaccatacaaagttgtattatataaaactgcatagaacgtacaagcaagtattgaaattgaaatatgtATTGAAatgcgctctatataaacattatatctaagtaaaattttgaaaagctaaaatgtagaaaggagtttaaagaatgtatacaaattaaaaagcgcataaagttgctgtcattatagctgctgcactttaaagttgaacacgaattcgttgaatggcatcgtgacgaacatacttatgcactgctattTGATATAGAAgacttagggcatgaaatgttttaaattatgagatgtgtggaAATATatgcttgtgttttttttccctggagcatctttttgagataatttttacttatataaagttacattggatagaaggatctacttcttctcttttatccccaataatatgcgcttagtttactgtatccgtacatcagaattcgctgcggcaattcatttttcactccccttcccttcaaaattcgcactatccaccgcttcgtcgcggagcgaacgtcgcgcgcggcgttgatgagagagcaatagggaggcggggtgtaggtgaactcaggcggtcgtggagctggtggagcggcagccgcaattacgcggaggagcgcggtgctgaagtaaggacaggagcggtcagccgattttcacgggtacctcttgtcccgcacccgaGCTACCCTGAGGGACTTGTTTTCGTCCAGCACACTGCCAATATCCAATTCAAATTGGTCACATACCTGGAGGAGGTGTAGAATGGTAACAAAAGTCCATTTCGTTGCGCTAAACAGCCGAACAGTGTCGGCCTGAAACCATATAGGTCGCTCTGTATCTATAGGCAGTTCATGCCAGACACCTAGTTTGACAAAATGTGAAACAGTGGAAATGGATGGATTGTGTACGACCTCTTTTTGTAGATCGAGAAAATCTGGATAGAGCCGAATTTAAGGACGAAGCAacccggcgaagatgcgggcgGGTAACCTCATTAGGTGATAACACTAGCCCAActgtaaataagtaagtaagagGAACAACAACGGAAAGTATAGCATTGGCGAATTTGCAGTAGCTTTtatgttggaaaaaagaaagaaataagcttTTCTTCAACCAATGACAGTTGGTTCCGGTTTATGATCTTTAAGGTTAAAATCTGCATTTTTAAGCGCGAAAATGGGAGGAGGCCCTTTCGAACATGTTCCTTCTTCCTTTGTATACAAAAACTGGGCACAGTCTTGGCCTTCCGCGGCTTTATCACCTCGattaaatacg is a window encoding:
- a CDS encoding hypothetical protein (NECATOR_CHRX.G22826.T1); the protein is MKTGRFLPSGMHMCSYAFSEDELSTHINVDIGSARAPIFHPRKWEEALSNMFLLPLYTKTGHSLGLPRLYHLD